The Arenibacter algicola region CCCGCTTCAATTTGTTTAAATAATTCCAAAGCTTTGGAAGAGAGTTGATGTGTTATGGACTCAATATAATAGGCCCCATCGGCCGCATTGTTCACCTTGTCAAAATAACTTTCATTCTTTAAGATCAACAGTTGATTTCTGGCCATACGCTGCCCAAATTCATTCACCTTATGGTATATGGCGTCATATGGCATATTCAATATCGTATCAGCTTCCCCTAAAATGGCGGACATACATTCCGTTGCCGAGCGTAGCATATTGGTGTTGTAATCGTACAAGGTTTTATTTCTCAGAGTGGGCGTAGCTATAATATGGCAATTCTCCAGAGCCCCATATTCCCTTGCAAGGGTCCTGAACAAAATCCGTAGTGCCCTCAACTTGGCTATTTCAAAGAAATAGTTGCCCCCAACCGAGACCTTAAAGGTTATTGCCGTTCTTTTTAGCCTGTCTTTATGGTGGTCGTTAAGGTGATTCAAATATTCATTGGCATGCGAAAGGGCATAGGCCAATTGCTGCACCATATTTGCCCCGGCATTTCCATAGAGCGCCACATCCACACCCAAGGTTTGGTCATGATTTAAATTTAGAATTTCCCCTAATATTTTATGATCTTGATCAAGCTTGTATTGCCAGTTGCCATTTCTTGCCAAATGACCAATAATATCGATATTGGTAAAGACCTTGTGATGATGGTTTACTGTGACAGCCAAAATCGATCTTGCAAAGTCGTAGGATAGAAATTGGAGATTAAAATGGAGACTTGTTTGGCCAAGATCAATTTCATGAAGCAGTTCATGAATATTTATATCTGCGGACGGAATGGTGAAATAGATACATTCAGCGCCCCTGGTTATAGCATCCAAAGCTTTTTTGTTGCCCATTTTGGCATTCCCGGCATATATGCCTTGAGCTATGCTCCAACCATTATCTCTTGGTACTCCGGATATCTCTAGGGCCTTTAGGTCTTCGGAGTTGTAGAAGGGTTTTACCTTAATGCCTTCGGGAGATTCCCAAACCAATTTATTGTTGTAATCCTCACCTTGCAACTCGTACTGGATCTTTTGCTTCCATGCTTTGGAAGAAATCTCGTGAAAATTGCTAAAGAGTTCGGATTTACTCATCTTCCTTGGTTTTTACACTATCCTCATATTCAATTAAATATATTTCCTCATTTTTCTTTTTCAGATAATATTGTTCCCTGGCAAATTTTTCCAACTCCTCAGGGTCCGATAGCTTTTCTATAATTTTTT contains the following coding sequences:
- a CDS encoding methylmalonyl-CoA mutase subunit beta produces the protein MSKSELFSNFHEISSKAWKQKIQYELQGEDYNNKLVWESPEGIKVKPFYNSEDLKALEISGVPRDNGWSIAQGIYAGNAKMGNKKALDAITRGAECIYFTIPSADINIHELLHEIDLGQTSLHFNLQFLSYDFARSILAVTVNHHHKVFTNIDIIGHLARNGNWQYKLDQDHKILGEILNLNHDQTLGVDVALYGNAGANMVQQLAYALSHANEYLNHLNDHHKDRLKRTAITFKVSVGGNYFFEIAKLRALRILFRTLAREYGALENCHIIATPTLRNKTLYDYNTNMLRSATECMSAILGEADTILNMPYDAIYHKVNEFGQRMARNQLLILKNESYFDKVNNAADGAYYIESITHQLSSKALELFKQIEAGGGFLVQLKEHLIQKKIKESATKEQESFNSRDKILVGTNKYASRLDKMKDDLELYPFVKTNTRKTLIEPILEKRLSEEWEQERLKTE